One genomic segment of Bacteroidota bacterium includes these proteins:
- a CDS encoding CRTAC1 family protein: MSNYKIFSLAIFLSLIFISCSKKKEKKVPAQNTIEYSESMDEHAAMVKYLADAKALYFDNPANRYASDLRANSLNEKPLPKKSKERFDLLFKTAYAYLESGDTKKTIDILDKIFSDPDYGSMSEKEKSKIVFMQAVSMLRYGEQLNCISNHVAESCILPIASAAFYTEKEATQKSFDLFKEIISKDKENLDAMFLLNVAAMNLGMYPDGVPAELRIDPAKFAEDPSIPKLNNIAITLGLDMITSSGGVCVDDFNNDGFLDIVASSWFLTDQVRFFINNGDGTFSDNTEIANLTGITGGLNMDHADFNNDGFQDILILRGAWWNDYGKLPNSLLKNNGDGTFTDITKSSGIWSLFPAHSSAIADYNNDGWLDIFIGNETRKDSEPYHSELFINNGDGTFQNKATETHTDILAFVKGAIATDINNDGYMDIAISGQGHENMILKNMSKENDGKLIFEDVTKATGISGPIKSFPILAMDFNNDGWEDIFIFTYDAGNCDYDNAAYFFDKPVRGEYSAVYKNNGDGTFENITSTSGMTVPMAAMGVNFGDLNNDGWLDVYVGTGTPNYSSLVPNKMFLNNQGVDFKDITTQTGMGHLQKGHGIAFADFDNDGDQDVFEDMGGGYMGDAFQSAFFENTINENKWITIDLVGNKSNRDGIGARILVKTVYPDGSSRDIYNTMSTGGSFGSGPLIKQIGLGNASSISELQIYWPASGITQVFKDVTLNSKLQIEEGKDSIIYKSFIPFQFPKMTDHSMHNM, translated from the coding sequence ATGTCTAATTACAAGATTTTCTCTTTAGCAATTTTTCTGAGTTTAATTTTTATAAGTTGCAGTAAAAAGAAAGAAAAAAAAGTACCTGCACAAAATACTATTGAATATTCAGAGTCAATGGATGAACATGCTGCAATGGTAAAATATCTTGCAGATGCAAAAGCACTTTACTTTGATAATCCCGCTAACAGATATGCAAGCGATTTGCGGGCAAATTCATTAAACGAAAAACCATTACCAAAAAAGTCAAAAGAACGATTTGATTTATTATTTAAAACTGCATATGCATATCTTGAATCAGGTGATACAAAAAAGACGATTGACATTTTAGATAAAATATTTTCTGATCCCGATTATGGAAGTATGTCAGAAAAAGAAAAAAGCAAAATTGTTTTTATGCAGGCGGTTAGTATGTTGAGATATGGTGAGCAATTAAACTGTATTTCAAATCATGTTGCAGAATCTTGCATTCTGCCAATTGCATCCGCAGCTTTTTATACTGAAAAAGAAGCTACACAAAAGTCATTCGATTTATTTAAAGAAATAATTAGCAAGGACAAAGAGAATTTAGATGCGATGTTTTTATTAAATGTTGCTGCAATGAATTTGGGTATGTATCCAGATGGTGTGCCTGCTGAATTAAGAATAGATCCGGCGAAGTTTGCAGAAGATCCATCTATTCCCAAACTAAATAATATTGCAATAACATTAGGGCTGGATATGATAACTTCCTCTGGTGGTGTTTGTGTGGATGATTTTAATAATGATGGATTTTTAGATATTGTTGCAAGCAGTTGGTTTCTTACAGATCAGGTAAGATTTTTTATTAATAATGGCGACGGCACATTTTCGGATAACACTGAAATAGCAAATCTTACCGGGATTACCGGAGGTTTGAATATGGATCATGCAGATTTTAATAATGATGGTTTTCAGGATATATTAATATTGAGAGGAGCCTGGTGGAACGACTATGGGAAATTGCCAAATTCACTGTTAAAAAATAATGGCGATGGCACATTTACAGACATCACTAAAAGTTCAGGAATATGGAGTTTGTTTCCTGCTCATTCATCTGCAATTGCAGATTATAATAACGATGGGTGGTTAGATATTTTTATTGGCAATGAAACACGAAAAGATTCTGAGCCTTATCACAGCGAATTATTTATTAATAATGGTGATGGCACATTTCAAAACAAAGCAACAGAAACGCATACTGATATTTTGGCTTTTGTAAAAGGAGCTATTGCAACAGATATTAATAACGATGGATATATGGATATTGCCATTTCAGGTCAAGGTCATGAAAATATGATTTTGAAAAATATGTCGAAGGAGAATGATGGAAAATTAATATTTGAAGACGTAACAAAAGCAACCGGTATTTCAGGACCTATTAAAAGCTTCCCCATTTTGGCAATGGATTTTAATAATGATGGATGGGAGGATATTTTCATTTTTACTTATGATGCAGGTAATTGTGATTACGATAATGCAGCTTACTTTTTTGATAAACCAGTGCGTGGTGAATATTCAGCCGTATATAAAAATAATGGTGATGGCACCTTTGAAAATATTACAAGCACTTCGGGTATGACTGTTCCAATGGCGGCAATGGGAGTAAACTTTGGTGATTTAAATAATGATGGTTGGCTTGATGTGTATGTGGGCACAGGCACACCAAATTATTCTTCCTTAGTTCCTAATAAAATGTTTCTAAATAATCAGGGAGTTGACTTTAAAGATATAACTACACAAACCGGAATGGGACATTTACAAAAAGGACATGGAATTGCATTTGCAGATTTTGATAACGATGGTGATCAGGATGTTTTTGAGGATATGGGTGGTGGTTATATGGGAGATGCTTTTCAAAGTGCATTTTTTGAAAACACAATTAATGAGAACAAATGGATTACTATTGATCTGGTTGGAAATAAATCCAATAGAGATGGAATTGGTGCAAGAATTTTAGTAAAAACGGTTTATCCGGATGGCAGCAGCAGAGATATTTATAATACAATGAGTACAGGTGGAAGTTTTGGTTCAGGACCATTAATAAAACAAATTGGTTTAGGAAATGCAAGCAGTATTTCTGAACTCCAAATCTATTGGCCTGCAAGCGGAATTACACAGGTATTTAAAGATGTAACATTAAATTCAAAATTGCAGATTGAAGAAGGAAAAGATTCTATAATCTACAAATCATTTATACCCTTTCAATTTCCGAAAATGACTGATCATAGTATGCACAATATGTAA
- a CDS encoding CRTAC1 family protein — protein sequence MKKKLLIFLSVLVVLGVAAGLIVKNKKVYLTSYFKDIRTSYPKDLDGNAAMIEYLNVHAKDVDNFENKYSNLLRLHDLQKKPIPKDPVEAVSLKCQIAREYLNVGEAGKSRELFAEVVKDPAFKKIPPKMQDFYMHLNAVSNLRYAEIQNCIANHNKESCVFPITGNGVHLDRTGSESAIAIYKDLLKTEPKNSSEYLISQWLLNIAYMTLGEYPANVPAEYLIPNLGKDSGYPIGKFYDVGMSAGVAQDGLSGGVSLDDFNNDGYIDIFTCGWQSYEQLTYFENNKDGTFTNKTEQTGLTGMSGGLSITHGDYDGDGNMDLFVMRGGWWDNYGCTANSLIKNNGDGTFTDVTKAAGVLSFHPCQTAKFEDFNNDGLLDLMLGNESSKGSPDHPVELYINNGDGTFKNLAKEAGIDVRGYVKGVATGDFDNDGYVDVAFSLYLSNNLLFRNTTGDNNGKLGFENVTKKAGITGPKKSFPTWFFDYDNDGDLDLFIAAFDNEKLDKVPAYILGLPYDKDINHFYKNNGDGTFSSVAEELHLGQPTIAMGANFGDLDNDGWLDFYLGTGNPDYRTLIPNLMFRNNAGKDFQDVTYTGGFGHLQKGHGIGFADFDMDGDQDIYQVLGGALTGDNFPNALFENPGNSNAWINVSLKGTKSNLDGIGARIKVTAVYPDSTSRNIYMTVNSGASFGSSPYRKEIGLANAVSISELEVIWPGKKTVQKFYNITPNSFIEINEDASEVKYNTFIPFKFLQNHDHMNHSMM from the coding sequence ATGAAAAAGAAATTACTCATTTTTTTGAGTGTATTAGTTGTATTGGGAGTTGCTGCCGGATTAATAGTAAAAAATAAAAAAGTATACCTGACTTCTTATTTTAAAGATATCCGCACTTCTTATCCAAAGGATTTAGATGGCAATGCAGCAATGATTGAATATTTAAATGTGCATGCCAAGGACGTAGATAATTTTGAAAATAAATATTCAAATCTTTTGCGATTGCATGATTTGCAGAAAAAACCCATACCAAAAGATCCTGTTGAGGCAGTTAGCTTAAAATGTCAAATAGCCCGTGAATATCTGAATGTGGGAGAAGCAGGGAAAAGCCGTGAATTATTTGCAGAGGTTGTAAAAGATCCTGCATTTAAAAAAATACCACCCAAAATGCAAGATTTTTATATGCATTTAAATGCAGTATCCAATTTGCGTTATGCTGAAATTCAAAATTGTATTGCAAATCACAATAAAGAATCTTGTGTATTTCCTATTACAGGAAATGGTGTGCATTTGGACAGAACAGGTTCTGAAAGTGCTATTGCTATTTATAAAGATTTACTTAAAACCGAACCGAAGAATAGTTCTGAATATTTAATCTCACAATGGTTATTAAATATTGCGTACATGACTTTAGGAGAGTATCCTGCAAATGTGCCTGCAGAGTATTTAATTCCAAATCTCGGCAAAGACAGTGGCTATCCTATTGGTAAATTTTATGATGTGGGCATGTCCGCAGGTGTGGCACAAGATGGTTTAAGCGGAGGTGTCTCTTTAGATGATTTTAATAATGATGGTTATATAGACATCTTCACTTGTGGTTGGCAAAGCTATGAGCAACTTACATATTTTGAAAATAATAAAGATGGTACTTTCACAAATAAAACTGAACAAACCGGCTTAACGGGAATGAGTGGTGGCTTAAGTATTACACATGGAGACTATGATGGTGATGGCAACATGGATTTATTTGTAATGCGTGGCGGCTGGTGGGATAATTATGGATGTACTGCAAATTCGTTAATTAAAAATAATGGTGATGGCACTTTTACCGATGTTACCAAAGCAGCCGGCGTATTAAGCTTTCATCCGTGTCAAACTGCAAAATTTGAAGACTTTAATAATGATGGATTGTTGGATTTGATGTTGGGAAATGAATCCTCCAAAGGAAGTCCTGATCATCCGGTAGAACTCTATATTAATAATGGTGATGGCACTTTTAAAAATCTAGCTAAAGAAGCCGGTATTGATGTGCGTGGATATGTGAAGGGAGTGGCAACGGGTGATTTTGATAATGATGGATATGTGGATGTGGCTTTTTCATTATACTTGTCGAACAACTTATTATTTAGAAATACAACAGGAGATAATAATGGGAAACTCGGATTTGAAAACGTTACTAAAAAAGCAGGTATCACCGGTCCGAAAAAAAGTTTTCCTACATGGTTTTTTGATTATGATAATGATGGCGATCTGGATTTATTTATAGCAGCATTCGACAATGAGAAATTGGATAAGGTGCCTGCTTATATTTTAGGTTTACCTTATGATAAGGACATTAATCATTTTTATAAAAATAATGGTGATGGCACTTTTAGTTCTGTAGCAGAAGAGTTGCATTTGGGTCAGCCAACAATAGCGATGGGTGCAAACTTTGGTGATTTGGATAATGATGGATGGCTGGATTTTTATTTGGGAACAGGTAATCCGGATTATAGGACATTGATTCCTAATCTGATGTTTAGAAATAATGCAGGAAAAGATTTTCAGGATGTAACTTATACAGGTGGTTTTGGTCATTTGCAAAAAGGTCATGGAATTGGATTTGCCGATTTTGATATGGATGGAGATCAAGATATTTATCAAGTATTAGGAGGTGCATTGACGGGTGATAATTTTCCAAATGCATTGTTTGAAAATCCGGGTAATTCTAATGCATGGATTAATGTAAGTTTAAAAGGTACTAAATCTAATCTTGATGGAATTGGTGCAAGAATAAAAGTCACTGCAGTTTATCCGGACAGTACTTCAAGAAATATTTATATGACAGTAAATTCAGGTGCCAGCTTTGGTTCTTCTCCCTACAGAAAAGAAATAGGTTTGGCGAATGCTGTAAGTATTTCTGAATTGGAAGTAATATGGCCGGGAAAGAAAACGGTACAAAAATTTTACAACATCACACCTAATTCTTTTATTGAAATAAATGAAGATGCAAGTGAAGTAAAATATAACACTTTCATACCCTTCAAATTTTTGCAAAATCATGATCATATGAATCATTCAATGATGTAA